The nucleotide window CCGTTAGCCGCCCGCTTTCGGCAAGTCAAGTATAATTTTGAAGTGGACACACAATTTTGAGACGTATGGAGTATCCTGTGACCGTAGAGAAATCCACTTCAGCCAGATTGAATCAAATTATCCAAGCCGATTGCCTCAAGGAACTTTCTTTCTTTGATGACAATTCGATAGACTTAACCGTATTCTCTCCCCCTTATGACGGTATTCGAGATTATAAAAATAATTGGACTTTTGACTTTGTTGAATTAGGCAGGCATCTTTTTAGAGTAACCAAAGATGACGGAGTGGCTGTCGTTGTGATTGGCGATGGAACAAAAAATTTTGCCAAATCGCTTACGTCTTTTCGGCTGGCTGTCAATTGGGTTGATAATATTGGCTGGAAACTCTTTGAGAGCGTCATTTATAAGCGTGATGGCAACCCTGGCGCATGGTGGAATCAGCGTTTTCGGGTTGACCACGAGTATATTTTGATGTTTTTCAAAGGAGACCGTCCAAAATCTTTTCACAAAGAACATCTGATGGTTCCCAGCAAACATGCTGGAAAAATCTATTCGGGGACGGATAGATTAACGAATGGCGGTTTCAAGAAAATTGAACCAAAGGCTGTAAACCCGATGAAATGTCGGGGAACAGTTTGGGAGTATTCTACAAGCAACACGGAAGGAAATCGGCTCAAACTTCAGCATCCAGCAACTTTTCCAGATAAATTAGCAAGCGATTTAATTTTATGTTTTTCAGAACCCAATGATATTGTGCTTGACCCCATGTGCGGAAGCGGCACAACCTGTGTGCAGGCAAAATTAAACAACAGGCAGTTTGTTGGAATTGAAATCAGTGAAGAATACTGTGACATTGCCCGAAAGCGCCTCCAAATTGAAGCGCAAGCCAATCAGGTTAGCATGTTTTAGGAGCAAACCGAATGTCATATAAAGATGACGTAAAAATCGCCAAACGCCTGCTGTCAGATTTGCCAATCAGGTGGGATGGAAAAGCAAGTGTCTTGGAAATGAAAGAAGCGGACTT belongs to Nitrospirota bacterium and includes:
- a CDS encoding site-specific DNA-methyltransferase, which encodes MTVEKSTSARLNQIIQADCLKELSFFDDNSIDLTVFSPPYDGIRDYKNNWTFDFVELGRHLFRVTKDDGVAVVVIGDGTKNFAKSLTSFRLAVNWVDNIGWKLFESVIYKRDGNPGAWWNQRFRVDHEYILMFFKGDRPKSFHKEHLMVPSKHAGKIYSGTDRLTNGGFKKIEPKAVNPMKCRGTVWEYSTSNTEGNRLKLQHPATFPDKLASDLILCFSEPNDIVLDPMCGSGTTCVQAKLNNRQFVGIEISEEYCDIARKRLQIEAQANQVSMF